A window from Telopea speciosissima isolate NSW1024214 ecotype Mountain lineage chromosome 8, Tspe_v1, whole genome shotgun sequence encodes these proteins:
- the LOC122672193 gene encoding uncharacterized protein LOC122672193 yields the protein MADVAMLNGPASTLTAINMTNNNALNSLLNENRLTGTNYPEWKQKLILVLKAEKIHHVISTDGPPLPHTTEGDDYVAWETFKENDALATAYFLSSINKKLQTSCDDLESAKHVMEHLE from the coding sequence ACCCTAACTGCCATCAATATGACCAACAACAACGCCCTCAATTCCCTACTTAATGAAAATAGACTAACTGGGACTAATTACCCCGAGTGGAAGCAAAAGCTTATACTCGTTCTGAAGGCAGAGAagatccaccatgtcatttctaCTGATGGACCTCCCTTACCCCACACCACTGAAGGTGACGACTATGTAGCTTGGGAGACCTTCAAAGAGAATGACGCTCTGGCCACCGCCTATTTTCTTAGCTCCATTAATAAGAAACTCCAGACCTCATGTGATGACCTGGAATCGGCCAAGCATGTGATGGAACACTTAGAGTAG